From a region of the Bradyrhizobium diazoefficiens genome:
- a CDS encoding branched-chain amino acid ABC transporter permease: protein MQAFLDIFDIYLLEAVINGILLGGVLALLALGLNLIFGVIDVTWICYAELVMIGMYAMYFMVQVYGFSYFIAAPLTILLVAMLGAALHYLVIAPLLTAPPINQLLATGGVLFVLQSFATVAFGIDFRNLGIRLPVLAFGDMNFSYARLLSFLAALAGMVAVYLFMTRTFTGTAIRAISQDRQIMALMGVDTKRIYLITSAIGGGLAGLAACLLVLQYDVHPFVGLSFGPITFLICVLGGLGNFIGGFIAAFVFAEIISLGGLFSDLEWGYVLAFAFFIVMMFIRPAGLLARRR from the coding sequence ATGCAAGCATTCTTGGACATATTCGACATCTACCTGCTGGAGGCCGTGATCAACGGCATCCTGCTCGGCGGCGTGCTGGCGCTGCTCGCGCTCGGGCTCAATCTGATCTTCGGCGTCATCGACGTGACCTGGATCTGCTATGCCGAGCTCGTGATGATCGGCATGTACGCCATGTATTTCATGGTGCAGGTTTACGGCTTCAGTTATTTCATTGCGGCGCCTCTCACCATCCTGCTGGTCGCGATGCTCGGCGCGGCGCTGCATTACCTCGTGATCGCGCCGCTATTGACCGCGCCGCCGATCAACCAGCTGCTGGCCACCGGCGGTGTTCTGTTCGTGCTCCAGAGCTTTGCCACCGTCGCCTTCGGCATCGACTTCCGCAATCTCGGCATCCGCCTGCCGGTGCTCGCCTTCGGCGACATGAACTTCAGTTACGCGCGACTCCTGTCATTTCTCGCCGCGCTGGCCGGCATGGTCGCGGTCTACCTGTTCATGACACGTACCTTCACCGGCACCGCGATCCGCGCCATCTCGCAGGACCGGCAGATCATGGCGCTGATGGGCGTCGACACCAAGCGGATCTATCTCATCACCTCGGCAATCGGCGGCGGGCTGGCGGGGCTGGCCGCCTGCCTGCTGGTGCTGCAATATGACGTGCACCCCTTCGTCGGGCTGTCCTTCGGACCGATCACTTTCCTGATCTGCGTGCTCGGCGGCCTCGGCAATTTCATCGGCGGCTTCATCGCCGCCTTCGTGTTCGCCGAGATCATCTCGCTCGGCGGCCTGTTCTCCGATCTGGAATGGGGCTACGTGCTCGCCTTCGCCTTCTTCATCGTGATGATGTTCATCCGGCCCGCGGGCCTGCTCGCGAGGCGCCGATGA
- a CDS encoding branched-chain amino acid ABC transporter permease, whose amino-acid sequence MTGQGRLAAWGIGLTALVALPFVYRDPYHLHILVLILIWSFAYTSWSMMGRFGLVSLGHGGFMGIGAYVTALLWNHLGLSPWIGIPVSMVAAGALALIVGYPCFRFRITGHYFVLVTLALSGIVLQVITATRDYTGGSLGYTPNRASSNGLLALQFDDKTTWYLIALGIWLFGIVIWHWVDRSMARYALEAISEDEDAAAAAGVDVTAEKLKITLISALMTALAGAIYCQYQMFITPDTVSGIAVSLQMVFAAIVGGLFVSLGPTFGAVITILLAETLRIGFGTRAVGWDNLVYGVLLVLFIIFLPKGILGSVLDRLKPQRKVPRAHEQEAVQIARPGA is encoded by the coding sequence ATGACGGGGCAGGGCCGGCTTGCAGCATGGGGGATAGGGCTGACGGCGCTGGTCGCGCTGCCCTTCGTCTATCGCGACCCCTATCATCTGCACATTTTGGTGCTGATCCTGATCTGGTCGTTCGCCTACACTTCCTGGTCGATGATGGGACGGTTCGGCCTGGTCTCGCTGGGCCATGGCGGCTTCATGGGGATCGGTGCCTATGTCACCGCGCTCTTGTGGAATCATCTTGGGCTGTCGCCCTGGATCGGCATTCCCGTCAGCATGGTCGCGGCCGGCGCGCTGGCGCTGATCGTCGGCTATCCCTGCTTCCGTTTCCGTATCACCGGACACTATTTCGTGCTGGTGACGCTGGCGCTCTCCGGCATCGTGCTCCAGGTCATCACCGCAACGCGTGACTACACCGGCGGCTCGCTGGGTTATACGCCGAACCGGGCATCCAGCAACGGATTGCTGGCGCTGCAATTCGACGACAAGACGACCTGGTACCTGATCGCGCTCGGGATCTGGCTGTTCGGCATCGTGATCTGGCACTGGGTCGATCGCAGCATGGCCCGCTATGCGCTGGAAGCGATCTCGGAGGACGAGGACGCGGCGGCCGCCGCCGGCGTCGACGTTACCGCGGAGAAGCTGAAGATCACGCTAATCAGCGCCCTGATGACGGCGCTCGCGGGCGCGATCTACTGCCAGTACCAGATGTTCATCACGCCCGACACCGTCAGCGGCATCGCGGTGTCGCTCCAGATGGTGTTCGCGGCCATCGTCGGCGGCCTGTTCGTCTCGCTCGGACCGACCTTCGGCGCCGTGATCACCATCCTGCTGGCGGAGACCCTTCGGATCGGCTTCGGCACCAGGGCGGTCGGCTGGGACAATCTCGTCTACGGCGTGCTGCTCGTGCTTTTCATCATATTCCTTCCCAAGGGCATCCTTGGTAGCGTGCTCGACCGATTGAAGCCGCAACGCAAGGTGCCCCGCGCTCATGAGCAAGAAGCCGTCCAGATCGCTCGCCCAGGAGCTTGA